The Arachis hypogaea cultivar Tifrunner chromosome 19, arahy.Tifrunner.gnm2.J5K5, whole genome shotgun sequence genome has a window encoding:
- the LOC112752026 gene encoding GATA transcription factor 8 isoform X1 produces the protein MIEPNFVDDVDCGSFFDHIDDLLDFPADDAATADASLPVAAACAGNIETPASFWSSESNSGLPATDTAFPRRDAVTDLSAEISVPYEDIVQLEWLSTFVEDSFSGRSLTMKKVELPTTTTTIKEDLTRSQFRTSSPVSVLESSSSCSREKVVAQCPEIYIPVVPCGRARSKRQRPSSFKAHPVMQLISPASSVGENTQPNVILKASSDSENFAESHPGIKLAKQASGEHKKKKKTKAPNPLTEDDDHDTNQNSAAARKCMHCEITKTPQWRAGPMGPKTLCNACGVRYKSGRLFPEYRPAASPTFCPAVHSNSHKKVLEMRNKFGFSTDSDASPELIPNTSRLGLEYM, from the exons ATGATTGAGCCAAACTTCGTCGACGACGTAGACTGCGGCAGCTTCTTCGACCACATTGACGACCTCCTCGACTTCCCCGCCGACGACGCTGCCACCGCCGACGCCTCCTTGCCCGTCGCTGCCGCCTGCGCCGGAAACATTGAAACGCCGGCGAGCTTCTGGTCTTCCGAGTCCAACAGCGGTCTGCCGGCCACAGATACAGCATTTCCCCGCCGTGATGCCGTGACGGACCTCTCGGCGGAGATTTCCGTTCCG TATGAAGACATTGTGCAGTTGGAATGGTTATCCACTTTTGTGGAGGACTCTTTCTCCGGTAGGAGCCTTACCATGAAGAAGGTGGAGctccccaccaccaccaccacaatcAAGGAGGATTTGACTCGTTCACAATTCCGGACATCAAGTCCAGTTTCTGTCCTAGAGAGCAGCAGCTCTTGCTCCAGGGAGAAGGTTGTGGCTCAATGCCCGGAGATTTATATCCCAGTGGTGCCTTGTGGACGTGCGCGAAGCAAGCGGCAGCGCCCGTCGAGCTTCAAGGCACATCCGGTGATGCAACTCATCTCCCCTGCTTCCTCTGTTGGTGAGAACACACAGCCTAATGTCATTCTTAAGGCTTCTTCAGATTCTGAGAATTTCGCGGAGTCTCATCCTGGAATCAAGTTAGCAAAGCAAGCTTCTGGAGagcacaagaagaaaaagaaaaccaaagCACCTAATCCTTTAACTGAAGATGATGATCATGATACTAACCAGAATAGTGCGGCAGCTAGGAAATGCATGCACTGTGAGATAACCAAGACACCACAGTGGAGGGCAGGGCCAATGGGGCCAAAAACACTCTGCAATGCCTGTGGTGTTCGCTACAAGTCGGGCCGCCTCTTCCCCGAATACCGGCCTGCTGCCAGTCCAACGTTCTGCCCTGCCGTGCACTCCAATTCACACAAGAAGGTCCTTGAAATGAGAAACAAATTTGGCTTCTCAACTGATTCAGATGCTTCTCCTGAACTCATTCCAAACACTTCAAGACTTGGATTGGAATACATGTGA
- the LOC112752026 gene encoding GATA transcription factor 8 isoform X2, whose product MVATTNNGFRNHSHFIHSPKQNKLLITSLLLFLSHFLTLTPQHFLFSFSRFNFLRKITEKMIEPNFVDDVDCGSFFDHIDDLLDFPADDAATADASLPVAAACAGNIETPASFWSSESNSGLPATDTAFPRRDAVTDLSAEISVPYEDIVQLEWLSTFVEDSFSGRSLTMKKVELPTTTTTIKEDLTRSQFRTSSPVSVLESSSSCSREKVVAQCPEIYIPVVPCGRARSKRQRPSSFKAHPVMQLISPASSVGENTQPNVILKASSDSENFAESHPGIKLAKQASGEHKKKKKTKAPNPLTEDDDHDTNQNSAAARKCMHCEITKTPQWRAGPMGPKTLCNACGVRYKSGRLFPEYRPAASPTFCPAVHSNSHKKVLEMRNKFGFSTDSDASPELIPNTSRLGLEYM is encoded by the exons ATGGTCGCTACTACAAATAACGGATTCCGAAaccattcacatttcattcattCACCGAAACAAAACAAACTACTCAtaacttctttgcttcttttcctTTCTCATTTTCTTACACTTACACCTCAacattttctcttctctttttctcgTTTCAATTTTCTCAGGAAAATCACAGAGAAAATGATTGAGCCAAACTTCGTCGACGACGTAGACTGCGGCAGCTTCTTCGACCACATTGACGACCTCCTCGACTTCCCCGCCGACGACGCTGCCACCGCCGACGCCTCCTTGCCCGTCGCTGCCGCCTGCGCCGGAAACATTGAAACGCCGGCGAGCTTCTGGTCTTCCGAGTCCAACAGCGGTCTGCCGGCCACAGATACAGCATTTCCCCGCCGTGATGCCGTGACGGACCTCTCGGCGGAGATTTCCGTTCCG TATGAAGACATTGTGCAGTTGGAATGGTTATCCACTTTTGTGGAGGACTCTTTCTCCGGTAGGAGCCTTACCATGAAGAAGGTGGAGctccccaccaccaccaccacaatcAAGGAGGATTTGACTCGTTCACAATTCCGGACATCAAGTCCAGTTTCTGTCCTAGAGAGCAGCAGCTCTTGCTCCAGGGAGAAGGTTGTGGCTCAATGCCCGGAGATTTATATCCCAGTGGTGCCTTGTGGACGTGCGCGAAGCAAGCGGCAGCGCCCGTCGAGCTTCAAGGCACATCCGGTGATGCAACTCATCTCCCCTGCTTCCTCTGTTGGTGAGAACACACAGCCTAATGTCATTCTTAAGGCTTCTTCAGATTCTGAGAATTTCGCGGAGTCTCATCCTGGAATCAAGTTAGCAAAGCAAGCTTCTGGAGagcacaagaagaaaaagaaaaccaaagCACCTAATCCTTTAACTGAAGATGATGATCATGATACTAACCAGAATAGTGCGGCAGCTAGGAAATGCATGCACTGTGAGATAACCAAGACACCACAGTGGAGGGCAGGGCCAATGGGGCCAAAAACACTCTGCAATGCCTGTGGTGTTCGCTACAAGTCGGGCCGCCTCTTCCCCGAATACCGGCCTGCTGCCAGTCCAACGTTCTGCCCTGCCGTGCACTCCAATTCACACAAGAAGGTCCTTGAAATGAGAAACAAATTTGGCTTCTCAACTGATTCAGATGCTTCTCCTGAACTCATTCCAAACACTTCAAGACTTGGATTGGAATACATGTGA
- the LOC112752026 gene encoding GATA transcription factor 8 isoform X3 — translation MSLFVAASHMTLPPTSFTSLLYEDIVQLEWLSTFVEDSFSGRSLTMKKVELPTTTTTIKEDLTRSQFRTSSPVSVLESSSSCSREKVVAQCPEIYIPVVPCGRARSKRQRPSSFKAHPVMQLISPASSVGENTQPNVILKASSDSENFAESHPGIKLAKQASGEHKKKKKTKAPNPLTEDDDHDTNQNSAAARKCMHCEITKTPQWRAGPMGPKTLCNACGVRYKSGRLFPEYRPAASPTFCPAVHSNSHKKVLEMRNKFGFSTDSDASPELIPNTSRLGLEYM, via the exons ATGTCACTCTTTGTAGCAGCATCCCACATGACTCTTCCTCCTACATCATTTACCTCTCTACTA TATGAAGACATTGTGCAGTTGGAATGGTTATCCACTTTTGTGGAGGACTCTTTCTCCGGTAGGAGCCTTACCATGAAGAAGGTGGAGctccccaccaccaccaccacaatcAAGGAGGATTTGACTCGTTCACAATTCCGGACATCAAGTCCAGTTTCTGTCCTAGAGAGCAGCAGCTCTTGCTCCAGGGAGAAGGTTGTGGCTCAATGCCCGGAGATTTATATCCCAGTGGTGCCTTGTGGACGTGCGCGAAGCAAGCGGCAGCGCCCGTCGAGCTTCAAGGCACATCCGGTGATGCAACTCATCTCCCCTGCTTCCTCTGTTGGTGAGAACACACAGCCTAATGTCATTCTTAAGGCTTCTTCAGATTCTGAGAATTTCGCGGAGTCTCATCCTGGAATCAAGTTAGCAAAGCAAGCTTCTGGAGagcacaagaagaaaaagaaaaccaaagCACCTAATCCTTTAACTGAAGATGATGATCATGATACTAACCAGAATAGTGCGGCAGCTAGGAAATGCATGCACTGTGAGATAACCAAGACACCACAGTGGAGGGCAGGGCCAATGGGGCCAAAAACACTCTGCAATGCCTGTGGTGTTCGCTACAAGTCGGGCCGCCTCTTCCCCGAATACCGGCCTGCTGCCAGTCCAACGTTCTGCCCTGCCGTGCACTCCAATTCACACAAGAAGGTCCTTGAAATGAGAAACAAATTTGGCTTCTCAACTGATTCAGATGCTTCTCCTGAACTCATTCCAAACACTTCAAGACTTGGATTGGAATACATGTGA